The following DNA comes from Naumovozyma castellii chromosome 4, complete genome.
TCCCATCATAACATTATACTCTCCCATAGGCTCCACATTAGCCAAAGAATTTTGTTGTTCCACTTCTCTCTGCCACGTTTGTACTTCCTCTTGCGCCTCTTGATAAAGTCCACCTCGTAGATTAAATAGTGCCATTTCTGCACCCAACGTATCACCTCTAGAGAATAACCATTTGGGGGAATCGTCAATTTCAAGCCATAGAACCAAGTTAACCAAAGCAGCAATGGCACCACAGAAGAATATCCATCTCCATCGATAAGAATCGTTAAGTACAATTCCAATCAATTGAGTCAAAAGGATACCAACTTTGATCATAACTTGATTAGTCACATTAAGGAACCCTTTCCAATGTGGAGGCGTCACTTCCTTGATAAATAATGGACCTACAATCAACGTGGCCCCACATGCAACACCAGTCAACAATCGTCCCCATAACAAGGTGCTGAATGAATTCCCACTAAAAATAATCAATGCTCCAATGAGTGAGAGTAGACAGTTAAATAAGCTgattattcttcttccgTACATGTTGCAAATGGTACCCACAAAGAAAGACCCCACGATGCCACCGAGACAAAATATGGCGTTCGTGATACCAATTTGTTCATCATCTAGGGGGATGCATTGTTTGAATCCGGACTTACCAAGCCAGGTTTCCACGTAGGGGACGTCCTCATTGGGTACTTTGAATTCGGAACATGAGAGGACCTGACTTGGTACGTTCATGATACCCAGGTGGTAGCCGAACTGGATGGCGCCTAGACATGCCACCAGTATACTAGCGACAAGATTCTTGGTTATTCGAGACATGTTTGATTTGTAGTTTCTTTTGTGTATGTGTCTGTGTGTCTCTCACGCTACTAGCACATCGTATTCACCTGAACACTTACAAGTTTAGATAGATTCTCCAGGAGGCAGTAATGCTGTCTATCTGTTGATGTAGTCTTCTGCTTCAGGGGACAGAACAGACTATCTTAACTTCAATCAGCCTATTTATTTCTGAAGACTGTTGACATCCGTACATTCactttttatttgaaaaaatttgaaaaataaaaaaactggaaaattcaaaaaaaaaacgcaaaaaatgaaagacGCGCACTCAATGGAGGAAATTCACTTTCACTGGATGGGttataatctttcaatCCTATCTTAAAAGAGTTAAGTCTCATTAGGTTTGCCCATCTCTATTTTACGTTGCTTGTTTCAACAACCCAGCTCCAAATATCTAGTCGAAATGCCATCCAGATTTACTAAGACAAGAAAGCACAGAGGTCACGTCTCAGGTATGTAGTTCCATTTGGAAGAGGGAATGAAAGAACCAAGATTGTGACttctctttattttcttcattgataTGCGTATCCGACATCCATTCAACAGTGGAAATGTTATAGATTTGTGGAATTCACACGATACCTTGTTTTATTCAAGTGGTGAGAAACTTGTTTTCTCACAACTATTAAACTCTTCCTTCgtgattttgaattcttAGATCTCTTTCCAATTATGTTGTTTGGAATACGGTTCGCTTTGTTCTGTTATTAACGGTCGCCTTGAGGAACCATTCtcctttttttctttttgttggaatttgaagagaatGGGATAAAGAGAAGGATCATTTAATCAATTGGATCTTTTTTAAACTTTTAGAAATAATGTCAAGTTACTaacaattaattaataattttaacGAATTATTATTCCTTTTTGATTAGCCGGTAAGGGTAGAATCGGTAAGCACAGAAAGCATCCCGGTGGTAGAGGTATGGCCGGTGGTTTGCACCACCACAGAATTAACTTGGATAAGTACCATCCAGGTTACTTCGGTAAGGTCGGTATGAGATACTTCCACAAGCAACAAGCTCATTTCTGGAAGCCAGTCTTAAACTTGGACAAGTTATGGACTTTGATCCCAGAAGAAAAGAGAGACGAATACTTGAAGTCCTCTTCTAAGTCTGCTGCTCCAGTTATTGACACTTTGGCTGCCGGTTACGGTAAGGTCTTGGGTAAGGGTAGAATTCCAAACGTCCCAGTTATCGTCAAGGCTAGATTCGTCTCCAAGTTGGCtgaagaaaagatcaaGGCTGCTGGTGGTGTCGTCGAATTGATTGCTTAAAtgtatttttaaaaaaattcattttgtagaacttaaatttttatatatCTATACCATTTAGCATTTAATCCTCAACCTTCAATTTTTGcatatttaaattaatagttttgtttttttattttcctcGAATGGatttaataaagttatCTAGTTAATTTTAAGTATTTTAATTATACTCCCACCCCGATTCAAAGATAAAGATACATACAACTGCAAAAAAAGATGTCAACGTGGAAGCCTGAAGATCACATCCCACCTCCAATAGCAAGAATATTATCGAGACCGAACCCAAACTATATCCTCGCATTCCTCTCAATAACGCAACTGTTGAAAGTGCAGAAGAGAACAGGATGGGTAAATAACGGAGTTGAGAATCCAGAGAGCATATCAGATCACATGTATCGAATGAGTATAATGTCCATGCTTATAAAGAACCCTCAAGTTAACCGTGATAGATGTGTTCGAATTTCATTAGTACATGATATTGCTGAGGCACTTGTGGGTGATATTACTCCTTTGGACCCAATGACTAAAGAAGAGAAGCATCATAGGGAGTGGGTTACCGTTCAATATTTAGCAAATACTTTGGTGAAACcatataatgaagatgcaGCAAGAGAAATATCAGAGGATTGGCTAACATATGAGAATGGAACTGGATTGGAAGGTCAATATTGTAAGGATTTAGACAAATATGAAATGCTTGTTCAATGTTTTGAATACGAACAAAAATACAATggtgaaaaaaatttagatCAATTTTGGGGATGCGTTGACGTTATCAAAactgatgaaattaaaagtTGGACTCAAGATTTACTGAAGGAACGTGAACTGTACTTTCAAGAGctaaaaaaataattatatatttgaagGGTATCCAGGCAAACTGATAGAGTTTCCACTTACAACTTGTAATTATTATgtgaatttaaatattcaatgtGTTAATCCAGCTTTATAACCTAAACATATAAATAAGCAAAATATGTACTTACGTGATGTcgtttcaattctttctttcagCATCTAGAATTTGTCTAGTTGAATCATCAACAGATGTTTTAAAGTCAATAAACTCAAACCCTAGTGCCTTCTTCGTTTCTTCGTTActaaaatcaaatatatcatcTGCTGATTCTTCTACGAGATCTGGGGCTCCTACTGGTACCTTTCCATTCAACTCAGGGAAATCTTTGTGAATAACGTTCAGAATACgttgaattgaaaatgtaCCAGATGTCAAAGACAACCTCTTGCCAATGCATTCATCTTTTTGGAATGCCAACAACTCGGCCTTAGCAACATCACGAACATCAATAAAGTAACCCAAGCGTGAGCTGAGAGTTGGTAGTTGGCTCTCCTCTCTAGCATGTACAATTGAGTTAATAAGTTCGGAAgaaagattcaatttcCCATTCGATAAATCAATCTTTAGTTGTGGGCCCAATACATAACTTGGTAGAATGGTAGTCAGTTTAAATTTCACTTCGTTACCATGCTTCTTCATGAACTCCCAAGCTGCCTTTTCAGCGAATGTCTTAGAGGCAGAATAAGCGTTAATTGCATTAGTTTGGCAATTTTCCCAAGTGGCATCATTCCACGTGGTTTCATCAAGCTTCATACCTTTCTCATTTTCCCCACATGGATTGAATTGGGCCACAATGGATGAAGTATAGATTAGTCTTTCCACAGTTTGAGGAGCATACTTTAATATAGCGTTTAACATCGATTTGACACCGTTAACAGCCGGAATCAAAATGTCCTTTTCAAAGTTGTCGACTTGGAACACAACTGGGGAGGCAGCATGCAAGACAATCTTGATCTCATCACCATGTTTCTTAAAGACTTCATCAAAGGCAGTCAAACTTGCAAGATCCTTAACGATCTCAAGAGTTAAGTTTGGGTTGTGattaaaattggaaagtaCATGTTCTGCTTTTTCGTTAGATCTCACGGAACCAATAACTTTATAGTTTTGCTCGAGTAATAGGGATATTATATGTTGAGCAATGAAGCCGGAGGCACCAGAGACGAATACCGTAGATTTAGAAGTGGACATAATAATAGCTTCcttgtttgtttttgttaGTGTATAAACTTATATTTATATGTGATAGTTCTTCAAGTACTAAGAACAAATGGGATGATGAAAATCAAGTGCAACACCAACCCTTTATATATAAACCatctttgtttctttgcTACGAATTGGCACACAATTGCGCTGAAATCAAAGTCCAAGATAATCAAACGATACCCTTCAAGCTTCTCTTACCTAATAATGCGTTGTTTGTTGCCCCCACAAGAATGTCCGAGTCTAGCCGGCACAATTTTACAGGATATATTGTTCCGGAGTGTTACAATACCGACACTTTGTCTATTTTGATTTCGGATGGACCGTCCGAGATCTTACTAAGACAACTTTGACTTGTTGTGATTAGCAAAGTTTGCACTAGATTGTGTTAAAGTTAAGCAGTTTAGCTGCATTCTTGCCAATCCAGTCATCCCTAATAGTTTTTGATGTTTGGCCGCCTCGTACTCACTTGTATTTACTTTTGCTATGGTCTCAGAATATAAGAAGAATAGTTTTAGGGGAACATactaataaataaacagAAGGTAAAAAGACGAATCTCTCCTAAACACAACTAACTTCTTGGGGAGGGGTCCATTTATATCTGTAATGACTTTAACTTCATCTTGCCTATAATTGTCGTCACGACACACTCGAAATATTCCGGTCCAATTTTCCGCGAGAAATGCAACCGGTTGAACAGACAATAGTGGCAGTTAAAATAATTCCTTAAATCTATATTTCTGGCCAAAAATATGATGCAGTAGGGTATATAATTCAAGTCTTCAACTGGTACTTTACTGTTTATTTCAAGGAAATCATTATGTGTAACGTCCAAGATATCTTCCACTACAACATTACTGGAATATTAAGATAATCTCTTGCCAAAACAGtcattttttttggaattcGAGCGACTCAACCTTCTCAACCTTCTCAACCACAAATAGGCCAGGGTTAGGATTGTAAGGTGGTAATTGCCGAACACCTTCCCTACATTCCCATATATTTGCTTAACGATGCCTTCAATCTCTatatttttccttattaaGTCTtatctttatattttcttcgaTTGCAGgtttttcatcatttataAGTTCAAACTTATCTACATTTGTCGTAGCTATGGTTTCGTATCCATTTGTAGTTCCTTTTCTCACTTACTTTGGCTTATCGAAATATCTGTCTAAGCTCGTTGAGTTTGGCTCTCGCATGGTTCTGAAAAATCAACTGCGAAACATTTGCCATttaatcttcaaattgaattgaaCCACATAGGAAAAAACGCAGAATAGTGCAGTAAAATAGTACAACTCAACACACCCAAGCAAGCACCATTATGGCAGGAATGAAACCATTTAATAGTGGTCATGAAGACCTAATTCATGATGTCGTATACGATTTTTACGGAAGACATGTCGCCACATGCTCATCTGACCAACATATAAAAGTTTTCAAACTTGACAAAGAGACTAGTGAATGGGAATTGAGTGATTCCTGGAAGGCTCATGATAGCAGTATAGTCTCAGTGGATTGGGCTAGTCCCGAATACGGACGCATTATTGTGTCCGCATCATATGATAAAACCGTGAAATTATGGGAGGAAGACCCAGATCAACCGGAGGGTTCAGGCCGTCGTTGGACTAAATTGTGCACTTTGAATGATTCTAAAGGATCTCTATACACTGTAAAATTTGCTCCTCCACATTTAGGTCTGAAATTAGCTTGCATTGGTAATGATGCAACCTTAAGAATATACGAGGCATTGGAACCTTCTGATCTAAGATCTTGGACATTGACATCAGAAGTAAAAGTTTTGCCAGTACCACCTGCTAACCACTTGCAATCAGATTTTTGCATAGCATGGTGTCCATCCAGGTTTTCACCCGAGAAGCTTGTGGTTTCTACATTAGATCAAGCTTCGATTTACCAAAGAGGTAAAGATGGGAAGTTATACATTGTTGCCAAACTAAATGGCCATAAGGGTTTGATAAGAGATATAAGTTGGGCTCCATCTATTGGAAGATGGTATCATTTAATTGCTACCGGTTGTAAAGATGGAAAACTTCGTATCTTCAGACTTGTAGAGAAATTATCTGACAATTCATCAAAGGACGCAATCAATGATAGTTATGATGACGAAGACGTTGATATGGAGGATATTGCAgagaataaagaaaaatcaCTACTTGGTTCTTCAGTAAGCGTAGAGTTATTAAGTGAACACGATGATCACAATGCCGAAATTTGGTCAGTGTCCTGGAACTTAACGGGAACCATCTTAAGTAGTGCTGGCGATGATGGCAAAGTAAGATTGTGGAAATCTACATACtctaatgaatttaagTGCATGTCAGTGATCACATCAAATTCTTAGAATCATGAATCCGATTACATTAAATAGTCTATGTACTAATACTTccaaatacaaataaatttaattcatcatataGACATCTATGTGTGAAATAAGGTATCTGGTTACCTTAATTCTCAATTGGCGAAGGCTCGGTAGGTCTTATAATCTTCGCAGGtggttcttcttcagtCTTGTCTTCTACCGGCCTTTTTATACCTTTATTCTCTTTTGGTTTTCTCTCTACGATTTCAGGTCCAATAATGCCTGAATGATATTCTTTCTCTATACATTGCAATAGAGTAAAACCTCTTCTAGAAAGTTCCAATGGTGTCCTgctttgaaagaagaaatcaagTTCAAAGAGAGGTGAATCACGAATTTCGTCCCTGATCACTTCGTATAAGTCATCACGCTCCAAACCATATTTTGCTAGCATCATTAATATAAATctatcttcttcctctgaGAAGGTTctcttattattattagagGGTGGGTGCTTTAACACAATATCAAAGAAAGGATTcttatatttggaaaccTTTAGGCGTACCGCACTCTCCAACATATGTGTTTTTCTAAGTTTCTCTTCATCTGCTTCAATAAGTTTCACATACTTTTCATGATCGtcaacatttttcaaatttgcCCAGAAAGCAGTTGCATATTCCcttatttcttcaattgttttcCCTGGTGCAAACTCCGATGCAATTGCCAATATAGAATTTCTTCCATATTTTCCAGACATGGAAATGAACTTCCTGAAATCAAGCTTATTCCAGTTGGTAAACCCTTCACTTTCTAATTGAACTTtctgtttttcttcttcttctgtgaGTGGCTGAGCATTTTCCACAGTTTCTTTCATGACATCCAACTTCTTCAGAAGTTCTGCTTCACTTAAGTCCTCTCCATAAGTCACTTTTACGTCTTCAATTGTTGGAGTGTATTTAGTCTTCTTTGCGGTCCACATTCTATCCTTCTCGTACAAGTCCTTTAAAATTGGTGATTGCAATTGATGACTATAAAAGACCTTGGGTTTCGGCATCCTGGGTTGTAGTGGAGTAACAACCTTCTTTGTCGTCAAAACGTCCCTATAATATCCATCAATATTGTAATTCTCCTTACGTTCTCTCTTGGTGGGATTGATCCATAGAGGATTAATAATCTTCTTATGAACATCCTTTTTGAAATCATGCCCATCCCATTCATAAGCTGAATCCTGGTTAAATTTCTGCAGATCGTCAAGCCCCAAAGTTTCGTATTTGGCATTTAAGGAAGATGTTTTGTTTTCAGATGTTGCCAAAATTGATTCTAAATCAAcatcttcaacttcttctgATTTTGCTTCACCTGGTTGAGGGGTGGACTCTGTCGTGGTCGAATTGccactttggaaaatatccGCTGCACCATGTTGAATCATTGATAATAAAGCATCCTTTGCATCTTTCTTACTTTCctttttattcttattcATAGAAGCTTTGTTTTGTTGAATAACTAATTGATCTAATCTTAGCTTTTGAGTTGCTCTTTCCAAAATCTTTTCTTCTACCGAATTATCTGTTACAAATCTGAACACTTTAACTTGTTTCTTTTGACCAATACGATGCGCTCTGTCCATAGCTTGTAAATCTGCCTGGGGATTCCAATCAGAGTCATATAATACAACAATATCAGCACTAGTTAAGTTAATCCCCAACCCACCGGCACGTGTAGTCAATAAGAAGATAAATTTGTCGGAATCTGGTGCATTATAATCATCAATAGATTTGATTCTATCTTCATGATCAGTCGAACCATCGATTCTACAATATTTGTAGCCTCTGAAGAAACAATAATCTTCTAAAATATCTAACACTCTTGACATTTGACTAAAAATCAACACACGAGATCCATCttctttcatcttcttcaataatttatcaagGACCTGCAATTTTTTGGAGTTATAAACTAGATGCTCATCTGTGGTGTAAGGTGGTCCTGGTTCAGCTCCATCAAAAAGATAAGGATGATTACAGCATTTTCTCAACTGCATTACAATGTTTAGTAACCTTGTTTTCGATTCTTTACTAGAATTTTCACCATTAACCGCATCTAAGTCCTTTTCTAAGATTTTTTTATACCACTTTTTTTGCATATTAGACATTCCAACatataaattcaattccTTCTTTGGTAACAATGAGGTCTCAACGTCATTTTTTATTCTACGTAGCAAAAATGGTTGCAAAACAGTATGAAGTTGTTTGACAACTTTGTCTTGGTCTTCCTCTGTTGTTTCAGAAGAAAACCAATCATCAAAGTCTTGAGAACTGGAGAATATATCAGGCAACaggaaattcaataatgcCCATAATTCGTGTAGGTTATTCTGCAAAGGCGTTCCTGTTATCAATAGCCTGTTACGGGAGGTAAATTCTCTCAGTACTTGAGATAACAAAGATTCTTCGTTCTTAATTCTATGAGCTTCATCAATGATGATGTATTCCCAgttaaatttcttaaatgcTGCCTTTTCtctaataatgatttcatATGAAGCTAcaacaatatcaaaatCACAAGtcattaatttttccttaattAAGGATGCTCTTTCCTGTTTATCACCTTGTAAAACAAATGCCTTCACATCTGGAGTCCACTTGTTAATTTCTCTAAGCCAGTTATTTAAGGTTGATTTTGGAGCAATAACTAAAAATGGACCATTAATACCTTCCATATATTTCAAGTAGCCTAGAAATGCAATTGTTTGTAAAGTTTTACCCAACCCCATTTCATCAGCTAGGATCCCAGCTAACCCATTCTTATGTAATGATACCAACCAGTTCAAAccttgaatttgataaggTCTTAATGTACcatgaatatattttggaGACTCTCTGAATTGGTATTCAATCTCGTCATCCGCATCTTCTTCTacgtcttcttcttccttgaGTAGTTCTGCGTCTTCCTCTCTTTCAgtctttcttcttttggtATTCTTCTTAGAATCATCATCTAGAATCTTCAATACTTTCTGAAACTTGACGTCTTTCTTGGCTCTGTTCTCAATGAAATGTTTGAATAATCCACTCAATGAAAGTAAGTGCTTGAATCGCTTAGCGGTTCCTTCCACATCGAATGATTCCTTCTTTGTCTTGTTGTCTGtgatcaaataatgatcaTTAGACGTCTGTGTAGTCATATTGAGAGTGTGCTATCTATCTTGAACCAGATACTTAGTAATTTTATTCACTGGTGGAGTAGGAAGGAAAGTTgtattgaaaagttttcaaTGTTTGTCTCTTGTCGCCAAATCATGATCGACCGTTCTACCACCCATGAGACCGTTCATATTAAAAAGACACACAACAAAAACCTTATATATGGCTTCACATATCCAGTGTAGGACCATTACGTGCATACTCTACAAAGTAAACAATCTCATTTTAGGTTACTGTTACGTGTTGGATCAAATAACCTGACGCGTCAAGTGTATTTGGTCTTAAAGATTGTATTGTAGCTTAGAATTATGGGAAACTCTACAGAAAAATAAGAGTTCAAAGTAAGTAATTATTCAAGTAGTAAATTTCAATACTTTGACCTTTCAGGAACGGCTTCCTGatatataataattccatttctaGTTGTGAGAAGGTCTTGTATTTGCTGGcatgaaaaatttctgTCCAACAGGCGAGAATAACGCACCAAGATTACAAGAACAACTCAAGTCAATGGAAGACCAAAGTCCAAGCAAAGAGAAGAATAGACCACGAGCAAAACcaaaatccaaataaaaaaatgagCCTTTCATCAACAGAAGTGAAATCTATAGAGGAAGGACCTTACCACATCAAGGTGGATCGATCTGACGATCCATTTTTGAGCTACTTATTCAATACAAAACTAACAGAGAATTTGAATCACATAAGGCGAGAAGTTATAAAGACACAATTGAACACCTTGGCGAGGGGAACTACTACACATTTGCCTTCGAATCAGCAAATATATGATGAGACTTTAAAGAGGTTGGAATTTGATTGTTCTGTTAAGAATCGTCAAATGCTGGACACACTAGAACGACAATATCACACATATCAAGAATCAACGAGAAAGAGAAGGTATAGTGTTGATTTTGACTCAACAAATGACATACATGAAGAGGACCCATTTGATGAACCTAGGCGAAGAACAAGTTCTTCCTTGTctaaggaagaagatgggGATGGGATCAACGAGTTAAGAAAAAGACTACTGGGGAAACAATTAACTGAGCCTGGAACAGACACCACTAATAAATCGGTGGACAGGCAAATCGAGGACCAGGATAACATGCAACAAAACCTTATTCAGGATATGACCAAGCTCGTAGGCTCCTTAAAACAAGGTGCGGTAGCATTCCAAACGGCACTGGAAGAGGACCAAAGGGTTCTTGGTGCTGCTGAAATTGGTATCCAAGTAGCATCAAAGGGTATCGTTGATATTAGTGGAAAGTTAAGAAGCTACGATAAGGCCAAATTGGGATATCTATTCTACATTTCcgtatttttctttatgaTAATCGGTCTTATTGTTACATTTATAATCATCAAATTATTCCCTGCATTATAGACCATGAATAATTGAATCCATAGGTGTTTTGTATAGTGGTGATTAGGTTGTCCTATATAGTAAATACAATAACTAAAGTTTGAAACAGAGTCCTATTTCTCTAAGAAAAATTACATTTCGGAGATGTCCGAGatgaataaaattaataaattatatcttgcatttggaaaatttttattaaatatatatgtataaGAAGTTTACTAGTTATCTCAATAAGATATTGCTTTTCTATCACTCTATCTTTTCATACTCTACCTAGTTGTTTTAACAAACTGAACCCAAAGAACCCAAAACAACATGCCAGCCTCCCTAACTACAAAGTTTTTAAATCAAACATATGAAAATCCCCTAATGAATGCCTCTGGTGTTCACTGTATGACCACCAAAGAGCTGGATGAGCTAGCAGCTTCAAGAGCTGGAGCTTTCATAACCAAAAGTTCGACCACTTTAGAAAGAGCAGGGAACCCAGAGCCACGTTATGTGTCTGTTCCATTAGGTAGTATTAATTCCATGGGTTTACCAAACCAAGGTATAGATTACTATTTGGAATACGTATTAGAGCGTCAAAGAACACATCCAAACGAGCCAGctattttcttctctgTGGCAGGTATGAgtattgatgaaaatattaacaTGCTAAGGAAAATTCAAGATAGTGAATTTCATGGTATTACTGAACTAAATCTCTCCTGTCCTAATGTTCCAGGTAAGCCACAAGTAGCATACGATTTTGATTTGACTAAGGAAATCTTAGATAAAGTGTTCCAATTCTTTAAGAAACCATTGGGGATTAAACTACCACCCTATTTCGATTTTGCCCATTTCGATATAATGGCAGGCATCCTAAACCAATACCCATTAGCCTACGTCAACTCTATAAATAGTGTTGGTAATGGTCTTTACATTGACGTGGATAAGGAGTCTGTAGTCGTGAAACCTAAGAATGGGTTTGGTGGTATTGGTGGTGAATATGTGAAGCCCACTGCACTCGCAAACGTTCGTGCCTTTTACACCAGATTGAATCCAAGTATCAAGATTGTTGGTACAGGTGGTATTAGAACCGGTAAGGATGTCTTCGAACATTTGTTGTGTGGTGCCTCGATGGTTCAAATTGGTACTGAGTTGGTGAAGGAAGGTGTTCCAATTTTTGAACGCTTGGAGAgggaattgaaagaagttATGGACAAGAAGGGATATACcaccattgaagaattccGTGGGAAACTAAACAGTTTATAGGTTTGTTAAACTCTAAGTTATTGTGTAATTAATCAACTAATGCAAGTCAAGTGTCAATGCCAAGAGACTCTTAGCTAATCCATCGCTTTGTTGAGAAAACCGCGCAGGATCCTTGAATCCCCTGTTTTCCCCATACTGGAATTTTCACTTTTGGTAGTATAAATTGATGTCTGGCaaggatgaaaaattttggttATATCAAATTTCCCCTTTTGAGAGATATCCATCCAATAACACCATTATAAAAATACTAAATGTCCGAACCTATTCCCCCTGCACCACCTATCAGTAAGTGGAATCTACTAAAAGACGGTTATTATAGCTTTAGAGCAAATCCGCCAAAGTACCTACCAGCTGATTATCCAGATTTGACAAGCAAGACAGCTCTAATCACTGGTACTAATACTGGGATTGGGTTTGAAGTGATGAAGTTGCTTTATTCCAAGAATTGTAACATTATTGCCGTGGTAAGAAGTGCAGAGAAGGGTGAAGCTGCTAAGAAAGAAGCAATCGAGAAGTATCCAAATTCTAAGGGTTCCATTTCTGTTGTTGGTGGGAATGACTTTCTGGATTTAACTACTGTTAAACCAGCTTCAGAAGAGATTAAACTTGTGCTGGGTGATAAACCATTgaacattattattcataaTGCCGGTTTGATGGCACCTGTCAATACTGGTACCTCCAAGCAAGGACTAGAAGCCATGTTTTCCACTAATGTTTTAGGTCCTCAATTGTTACAACATTTCTTAGACCCCTTATTCCTAAAGAAGGACGACGATTTGAAGAGAATAGTATGGGTTAGTTCAGGTGCTCATGCAAACGCTTGTTTTGATTATGGTATCCACTGGGATGATCCAACTTATGAAAAATGTACTATTGCAGAAAGACCATCTCCCTATGAGCTGTATGGTCAATCTAAGGCGGCAAATATCTATCAGGCAAAGGCATGGGCAACTAAGAACAAAGAGATTGTGGACGAAATTGGCTGTGTCTCTGTGTCTTGCTATCCGGGAAATTTGAAGACTGATCTTCAACGTGGCTGGAACCCtattttgaagagaatCTTCAACTATATACTTTGGGATTCAATATATGGAGCTTATTCTGAACTTTATAGTGCCTTGTCTCCAGATTTAACCGTTAAAGATCAAGGTGCTTATATTTTCCCATTCGGCGAAGTTCATGCTCCAAGAGAGGACATCGAAGCTGGGCTAAAGAATGGTACAGATTTAAGACTTTGGGATTTGGTAGAAGacaaaattcaagaatttttttaattctaaAACTATGACCTTTCTATATCAGTGAGTATTCACCGCTCATGTGGTCGTGTTACGTTTTTGTAATGTATATTCTAATAAATGATTTGTAAAACTGATATTATACGATTAACTTCACGTATTATTCAGTGAAGGATTGTGAAGTAAAGATTTCGAGAcacttttgaaagaataatGCCTTAAAGTTTTAACGTTTAATATTATAGTG
Coding sequences within:
- the NCAS0D03530 gene encoding uncharacterized protein translates to MSEPIPPAPPISKWNLLKDGYYSFRANPPKYLPADYPDLTSKTALITGTNTGIGFEVMKLLYSKNCNIIAVVRSAEKGEAAKKEAIEKYPNSKGSISVVGGNDFLDLTTVKPASEEIKLVLGDKPLNIIIHNAGLMAPVNTGTSKQGLEAMFSTNVLGPQLLQHFLDPLFLKKDDDLKRIVWVSSGAHANACFDYGIHWDDPTYEKCTIAERPSPYELYGQSKAANIYQAKAWATKNKEIVDEIGCVSVSCYPGNLKTDLQRGWNPILKRIFNYILWDSIYGAYSELYSALSPDLTVKDQGAYIFPFGEVHAPREDIEAGLKNGTDLRLWDLVEDKIQEFF
- the USE1 gene encoding SNAP receptor USE1 (ancestral locus Anc_6.164), which gives rise to MSLSSTEVKSIEEGPYHIKVDRSDDPFLSYLFNTKLTENLNHIRREVIKTQLNTLARGTTTHLPSNQQIYDETLKRLEFDCSVKNRQMLDTLERQYHTYQESTRKRRYSVDFDSTNDIHEEDPFDEPRRRTSSSLSKEEDGDGINELRKRLLGKQLTEPGTDTTNKSVDRQIEDQDNMQQNLIQDMTKLVGSLKQGAVAFQTALEEDQRVLGAAEIGIQVASKGIVDISGKLRSYDKAKLGYLFYISVFFFMIIGLIVTFIIIKLFPAL
- the NCAS0D03500 gene encoding uncharacterized protein (ancestral locus Anc_6.161); its protein translation is MTTQTSNDHYLITDNKTKKESFDVEGTAKRFKHLLSLSGLFKHFIENRAKKDVKFQKVLKILDDDSKKNTKRRKTEREEDAELLKEEEDVEEDADDEIEYQFRESPKYIHGTLRPYQIQGLNWLVSLHKNGLAGILADEMGLGKTLQTIAFLGYLKYMEGINGPFLVIAPKSTLNNWLREINKWTPDVKAFVLQGDKQERASLIKEKLMTCDFDIVVASYEIIIREKAAFKKFNWEYIIIDEAHRIKNEESLLSQVLREFTSRNRLLITGTPLQNNLHELWALLNFLLPDIFSSSQDFDDWFSSETTEEDQDKVVKQLHTVLQPFLLRRIKNDVETSLLPKKELNLYVGMSNMQKKWYKKILEKDLDAVNGENSSKESKTRLLNIVMQLRKCCNHPYLFDGAEPGPPYTTDEHLVYNSKKLQVLDKLLKKMKEDGSRVLIFSQMSRVLDILEDYCFFRGYKYCRIDGSTDHEDRIKSIDDYNAPDSDKFIFLLTTRAGGLGINLTSADIVVLYDSDWNPQADLQAMDRAHRIGQKKQVKVFRFVTDNSVEEKILERATQKLRLDQLVIQQNKASMNKNKKESKKDAKDALLSMIQHGAADIFQSGNSTTTESTPQPGEAKSEEVEDVDLESILATSENKTSSLNAKYETLGLDDLQKFNQDSAYEWDGHDFKKDVHKKIINPLWINPTKRERKENYNIDGYYRDVLTTKKVVTPLQPRMPKPKVFYSHQLQSPILKDLYEKDRMWTAKKTKYTPTIEDVKVTYGEDLSEAELLKKLDVMKETVENAQPLTEEEEKQKVQLESEGFTNWNKLDFRKFISMSGKYGRNSILAIASEFAPGKTIEEIREYATAFWANLKNVDDHEKYVKLIEADEEKLRKTHMLESAVRLKVSKYKNPFFDIVLKHPPSNNNKRTFSEEEDRFILMMLAKYGLERDDLYEVIRDEIRDSPLFELDFFFQSRTPLELSRRGFTLLQCIEKEYHSGIIGPEIVERKPKENKGIKRPVEDKTEEEPPAKIIRPTEPSPIEN
- the URA1 gene encoding dihydroorotate dehydrogenase, whose translation is MPASLTTKFLNQTYENPLMNASGVHCMTTKELDELAASRAGAFITKSSTTLERAGNPEPRYVSVPLGSINSMGLPNQGIDYYLEYVLERQRTHPNEPAIFFSVAGMSIDENINMLRKIQDSEFHGITELNLSCPNVPGKPQVAYDFDLTKEILDKVFQFFKKPLGIKLPPYFDFAHFDIMAGILNQYPLAYVNSINSVGNGLYIDVDKESVVVKPKNGFGGIGGEYVKPTALANVRAFYTRLNPSIKIVGTGGIRTGKDVFEHLLCGASMVQIGTELVKEGVPIFERLERELKEVMDKKGYTTIEEFRGKLNSL